The Nomia melanderi isolate GNS246 chromosome 6, iyNomMela1, whole genome shotgun sequence genomic sequence CCTTAGCCGGGGCGCAGGACGTTTACTCAGTTTCGCTCTTGCGAAAAATTAAAAGAGCCGAGGAAATCCTATTATCGGCCTCTTAAAGAATCGCGGCCGGTTTCAAAGGGAAACCCGCGGCGACGGGTGATGAGTAATTGAAATTCGTAGTATGACCACAACCATGCTCCCTTGACCGTGGCTTAATACCTACCGAAGAGTTCCCGCGGTGCTTTTTTCTCTTGTAGAGGCTAAAGGCGTAAAAGGGAACCGCCCCGCCTCGCTGTCCTccacaaaagaaattaaacaacCTGTACCTGTATCTTCTTCCTAATGGAGCGGAAACGACCGTGTTGTACGAATGCTGATTAATTCCTCTTTATTCCCCTCCATGGTGGCCGTCGGCGCAACGAACGGACGGCCGGCGGATTTCGCCGACGGGAAACGGGAACGACggatgaaaagaaaaaattaaggaAAACCGCGCAGCCGTTCGAAATTAAGGGAAAGGCAGCGGCTTTAATTGAGTATGAAGAAGAGGGGGAGCCGGAGCAGCAGGGCCGAAtggaaatgaaagagaaatgtAAAAGGCGCGGACCGAAGTAACTgttaaattgaaagaaaattaaattctgtaACATACTTTCCTCCGTCGCGAATGAATAAAACATTCCCGCCGCGCGAATTGTCTTATCTCGATGGAGGGCTTCCTCGTTCGCAGACCGGGGAATCGGATCGAGTAGGAAAATCTCGGCCGCGTTTTCGCCGGGAACGTTCCCGGCTTCGGAATTCGCGACAAGCGTAACCGGAATACAACGCATATCTTCGTTCCGCGGGTTCGACCGATCAGATAAACTCGCGGCAATGGTCGGAAGTAGCTGCTCTACCGGATAGTATCAAGTATAACTCTGTAATCACGTGAACTCGACGTGAGTTCAATCCGCGGAAGCAATTAGTAGAAAGTCGTTCCCATTTACCGCGCAGATACTTTAGAGGAGCGTGTGTTTACACACGGATACAAGACACTAGGCTCTCATTGATAGAGACGACAGTCGCGAGATTGTTCGATGACACGGCGAATAATCTATCGTTCTATGGTAGTTcatcatttattaattgaagaGTAGGAAACTGTGCACGGCAAAGCTGagcgtttattttcttttatgctTATTTGACGGTATGCGATTGCACACGTAATCGGTAATGTCGGTAATTCGTAATACTGGTAATATTGAAAGATGACATCATAATGACACAATTTTATGTAACTTTCTTCCTCTTGAAAAGTTTGATGTTGGTACTTACAACTTTTTGTACATATACTGGTCAGTTTTATGAAACTTGTGTGTTGAAATAGCGTGAAcgacttttaataaaaaatgttgttcAACATGAGAAATGAGGAATGTAGAAAGACATATCATTGTGTAACGTGATTTCGAGCATCGATCATTACAAATGTTTCGTCAGTGGTGATCTTTATGTGTCGCGTGATAAACTGGACTACGGGATACCACGTGAAAGTGCGATTATACTTATTTTTGGAAGATTATAGAGATTTCTACATCGTTTTTTGGCAAAACTTGTTTCTTGTTTCGTTGAAATTATATTTGGTGCCTACATTCGAAGTTTGTATTAACCGCATATAATAAGAGAGTCGCATTTCGATAACTATATGACAAGACTAGGAGGCTCTTAGCAACCATCGGCTGCATTATCACATAAATCTTTTAATTAGCGTTTTGGAAGCGCGCGCGTTAGTAACGTTTCTGCTGGAGTTAATCCATTAACAAGCTACCTATACTTAGCCACCGTAGCGAACGCTAAAAGCAAAGTGGACCCTCGCAAATCGCTGGATTTACTTCGACCCCTAGAAACGATGGTACTGAATAACGAATATTCTTAGATTGCCACAATGTACTACTAGACTGCAGTTAAATTGGATACGTATTTGAAGAAACTTGTATTTTTACGAATATAATAATCAAagcaaatatttgtaaaatattgttcgataaaatttttcataaatcaaacattttcatCTAGATCTagacaaataaaattaagaagaaaactaaatataaagatacaaaaacaaaatgaaatgtatattcaTTATTGACAACAATACCAGAATTCACGAGCCAAATTAAATGTGGTTGAGAAACAAATAACAATGCCTCAGAATCTATGCTCCACTTACACCTGTGCAGTCTTGCGATCAATTCTCATAATTTCGCACAGTACTGGCTGTATTGTTTCAAACATGAGGGCATAAAATCTTTATTCCCCGATCTATACGTCTAGTATATCATACTTATAAAAGATAGTTATCGTATGATCGCGATTACTGTCAAGTGATAAATGGATTCGAGCTATTACTATCGCGTTGTTTAAACGTAAAGTAAACCGTAAAGGAAAGGGAAGTTACACAACCGCGAGAAGATTAACATTCCGTGCCAGCactaatatgaaaatattgaatgtccTCTACATATGTATTATCGCGGTACCAGTAATATCAAGGGATTAAAATTAGCTAACCTGAACTTCCCACTAATTATCGATCCCGGAGAACGGTgtctcgagatatcagcagccGGCGCAGCAGCTGTACTTGGCCCTCCTGAAATCGGCCCGATCGGACATTACGCGTCCGTTAACACGAACCACGATGCGGAGCAGGCTTAATATATGATTTACGTTCCCGCTAAACCTCAGGCTCGTAGATCCAACATATACAGGCAGCAGAACTGACCGAAGGAGAACCGATGTTTGTTCGTCAACGGGATCAAATGTAAATTAGAAAACAATTTCCAGCCTATTGCAGAGGAAATTGTGTAATCGACGCCGCAAGATAAGTATTCGTCGGTCGAGTAAATTAAAAGTCAggcaatattgaaatatttattacaccAAAAAAAGTAATCTACTTAGTAAGAATAGGCTAAACCACTGATAGAAAATCGTAAGTACGAACTGAACCGATTAGAAAAGtgaaaaacaagaagaaaatgGCCGGAGATAATCGAGAGCAAAGAAATTTTTACATTGTAATAATTGCTCTGTCATAGTTATATAAACAAACTCGTTCGTGGACTGTTGATTGTAATCGAAGTTCCGACATGTATATTGCCGCCGCAAAAACGGGGATAAGATGGAAATGGAAAGAGACACGCAGTCGAATGTACAATTCTCATTCAGAAATTAGCCTCCATTACGTTCCTGGTGCTtcggtttcattaattttcttgttatcTCTTTTGCAAGCCTTTCGCTTAGATAATTCTAGACAGAAGCAATAAAAATCATAACAGGAAGTGCCGCGAAATTAAACACGCGCAGCAACCAACCGCGACTGcgcgaaagggaaaaaagaCTTACTCGTGACTGGCAGGGGTGTCTGTTAACTTCACGTTTCAGATTCTTGTTCGGCAACGAGGGGCAGTAGAGTTGAATGAGATAGATGGTCGTCACATACGCTTAAAACTTTCCTGaaatgaaacagaagaaaaattattctcTCATTTAACGGGACTGACGGTACACTTCTTTGTagtagtttaattagtattttcttatttctatctTTAATGTGCTATGCTATTGAGAATCCCTAAGACATTAGCAGTCCCTTAGCTCGAAAGATTTCCCATTTTCTTCTCTGTGCACCTTAATTCCAAAATCCTGACCAGCTTTAGACTACAAATACCCTTCGCATCCCCTTGGCTGGCTCACTGGAAGCTTTTACCAGATAAGATCTAGCACACCATTACCACTCAATATTCAAAAGATTTTTGAAGTTGgctttttcgaaaataaaagtcGAAACGAAAAATCTGTATTACACTTTTTAACTCATTCTTACATATAAATTACGTATAGATAAATTAAATGACAATCAATCTCAATCAGGGCATCTTATACTCGACTCtcatataaatcattttatgtACTCCTAAAGAATAACTTTCATCGAATCATTAAAGCATACCTAAATAACATACCACACATCACAAACATGGAAGAAAACTTACCTGACCTTTACCCTATTTCCGAAACACAAGGCATAATTTCGCACACGGTGAACTGCAATTTCTCTGTACACGTAAGACAGTTTCTGGTTAACTGTGTATCGAGAAATCGGTCCTCCGCGCGCGGAGAAGTGGAGCTCGCGGCTAACGAACCGTAAGACTAAATCGGGCCGCTTAAAGTCCCGGATGTTAACGGCGGCGACAATGTTCGTCGACGTTGTCGGTAAAATAACGAAACGTTGTGACACCTCGCGCCCGCGATCCCCTGTTTCGTTTACGTGAAAAACCTCCCTCGCGTTCGCCGTTTATTTCGTCTCTAGCCGTTCGAACGTTCGTGACGCATCAAAGAAAGTAAAAGCAGCCGTTCCCTCGGGCAAAAATGCACAGCGGAGAAACGTGGTACCGTCCCGACATGAAAATTCGACGCGACAAACGGCCGTTGCCGCAATAATTTACGACCGTTTCACCGCCTTCTGCCGGCCGGCTGCGTCTGCACGATTTCGTAATTCATTCGTAATTCATTCGTAATTAACGGAATAATCTGCGCGTGTCCGTCGCCAATTAATACCCGACGATTTTACAATGAGCGTCAGATCGTAAACAGTTATTGCGGCCATCTCGCGCAACTATACGTTTCAGAAGTGACATCAACAGGCGTTAGTTTATGATGCTATTCATTTAGAGGGTTACAATAATTGCTGATTCCAGGCATACGTTTTAACGCGTGTTATATGGCAATATAAACAACGCACTTAATGAGAACGGGCAATACGTCTAGCTGTAGGTTACTGTTTTAATCAATTCTCCTGGACAAAGGTATCGAGTTTTAGGATTTTTCCTGATCGCGATATTCTGACTGCGAAACGAAATCGGAATGTAGTTAAGgagattgaataattaattattgtacgaAACGAGGAACCGGGTTTAGAAACACTGATCGATCGAACGGAAATATAACTGCGTTCGAGAGAAACCGCAATCATTCTTCGTTACGTAGCGACGACGTTCAGTGTTGAAATTGATTTGGTGTCCTTTCATTTAATCAGTTACGAATCCATTCGAAATTAGAAGAATGTAACGGTGGATATTCTGAAGATTAAAAGTTGCACttttgttgaaataaaaatttgttgaaaaagtCGCCGAATCAATTTCTATGTCTACTTTGATAATAAAATGCTATGGCGGAAGCAAAATAATATCATAGCATGAAACGCCAGAATGATACCTTGGTTTCTAATGCGCATTTCGACCACATGGTTACAGAAATTCTTATCCTCCGATTAATAAGAACAACATTAAGTCATGCTTTGATCGACCCAAAATACATTAACTTCCAAAGaagttacaaaacaaaaattaattctaaacaaaacaaaaaatactaCTAAGTCAAAAATTCTAAGTTTTAAGTTGCCTCGCAACTAGTACGAGTGCATGTCAAAGAAAGAAATAACGACCATTGCCTCAATCTCCTACTCAACCATAAAATACATCCAATGCCATCCCCAAAAGGAATGCCCAAAATATACaacatatacaaaatatacaaacaccatgtaataatttaatatttattttccataaaaaaatatatcattatatacaaaagaataataaatgagAGTGGATGAAAATCTATGTTAACGAGGTTCATCCTAATCAATGGTGCAGGGACAGCTCGTGTCCACCGAATCCGCCTCCGTATCCGCCTCCGTATCCGCCTCCGTATCCGCCACCGAAACCGCCTCCGCCATGGCCACTGCTAACGAGGACAGGGTAGGACTCCTTGACTACAACAGGGACCTTGACCGGGTAGGGTACTTCCTTCTCCACTGCAATTGGCACCTTTACGGGTACGCTGACTGGATACGGTACCGAGACTGGTACTTTGACGGGCACATTGTACGGCACTGGGACCGGTTTCTCCACTGGCACCGGGACTGGTTTCTCTACAGGGACCGGGTAAGGTTTCGGCACGTGGACTGGTACTGGACGCTCCACTGGGATCTTGACCGGAACCGGAACTGGCACGGGAATATTCTTCTCAACGGTGTATGGCTGAGGCACACGGATTTGCTTCTCCTGGTGGATCGTGATGCCAGTGATTCTTCCGCCatcaccgccaccgccgccgccaccaccaccgagTCCACCACCGAATCCTCCGCCGAATCCTCCACCTCCAAGACTCAAGCCTCCGTGTCCACCGTATCCACCACCTCCAAGGCTCAAGCCTCCATGTCCACCCAGTCCACCGCCTCCAAGGCTCAGTCCCCCGTGACCGAAACCTCCGAAATCACCGCCACCCAAACTGAGTTCCAATCCTCTTTTGCTCTTTTCCTTCGTCTCGACGGCAGCCTTGGTGTTAGACTCTTTAGAGTCTTTGGCCAGGGTCGTGGTCGCCACCAAAGCGAGTATGAGAAGTTTCTAAGACATGTCAATATGTTATTAGCGTTTCAAGTGATCCTGAGTATTCGTAGTGGTTGTACTTGAAAATGAATGACCGCGTAACGTAAGTGATAAGCCAACAGGAGAAAGTTCCGGGTGAAAGGAAAAGCTAACGCGTAACCGATCGGCGAATCGAAATTGAACGGTATCACGGTTTACAGCTGCAACTTTCGAGTTAGAGCACGCGGCTACAAGATCATGGAACAATGCAAAACCTTCTACCCCCGGCAAAACGACAATCCCTGTATATCCAACGAACTTTCTCTGGCGAGCTTACATAATCCCCCGTGTGCGCTCGATTTGAAAAAAAAGTGGATAGaaggaaaaaatcaaagtgtTGCGGCGCGGTGCGTGTCTTTGCCGAGGACCGCGAGCTCACCTGTGGAGTGCTCATGGTTTCGTTCGGAGGTGCACACTGAAGTTACATCGTGCCAATCACTGGCATATATACCGGCACTTTCGCCGGTGGCTTGTGGCCCACTCCCCGGAAAATACTACTCGTCCGCCGCGCCGGCATTAAAGTGGACCGATTGTGCTACTTCACCGTGGCGAACGCGTTCGTTGGCGTTCGTCGCTCGGCGGAGCCGGCCTTAAGCCGTTTTCCCACGGGCTACCGAacccgccgccgccaccaccaccggaTCCCCGGATACGCGCGTAACGCTTCCACGCATTTTCGATCCGCCCGTTCACCCGCCGTCGCCTCCTCCACCGCGGCAGCGGTCAGTTCTTCTTcggcgtttctttttctttcacttCGGAAGGAGCGACGATGACGCTCgcgcccggcccggcccggacCCCGCACGATTCCGACCCGTGCCTCGTAAAACTGTACCGGACATAATTCCGATCGAGACTCTCGGGCTCTTACGCAATGCAGCCACGGATATGTTTCTCGGATCTCTCCGCGGTAAGGAAGAAATTTCGAGCCGCGGCTAACAAGAGGAAGCCGTTGGTTCTTGTTCTAGTAGCGTTTTCTGGTTTGGAAGTGTTTGTTTGGTTTCGCTGCTGCTGGCATACTAGAGAAAGATGGACTGATAGGTTCTTGTTATGTTTGAGTTCTTAGCATTTAATTTTGAGTACatccatttaattttaaatttaaataggtCTTGCGTTTGTTTATATTCTGTTAATTTAATCCTCCAATTTGAGAATTTTACTTTATGTATGGTTTATAGGATTGTTCAATTGAATTGCATCGAAGGGAATGAGAACTCATCATCATTTATTTAACATAGATTCAAACGCCAACATCCTATTTTTAACATGATTTTATGATCTGGTCCTTATATGTTTTGCTATATCCTCATTCTTGCTTGTATTGCACATTCGTATTGTGTCTTGTAGCAAAGAATAGCTTCATATCCTGCAGAACGCATCGATTTCACACGCGAAGTGGATTAAACCGAACGTACCAGACGCCTCGAGGTGATTATCGACCACGAGCATAAAACCCAACACGCAAAAAATCGGCTTTCAGGGGTCCCAAAAAGCCACGGCTCAATTCGCATGAATTTTTCGATACCGAGCACGGTGACGTAACCGGGTAAACCGGCGAACGGTTCGAAAGCACGGTTGGAGAAGGCGGGTTCAATTAACAGTATATAATATCGGATCGAGAACTGATCGATGGCCGGTTACGCATCTCCCTCGATACTTTCCTTCTTTCACCGGGCCGCGTTATAAAACTCCGTAATGCATGTCGAGCGAGCCGTTCGCCGGCCATTACGCGATCAAGAGCGCCTTACGACAGGAAAGTTTTTGGTAATACGCGTAACGGCGCGTGGCACCAGTAAAAATCAACCGGGAAGAGAATGGAACGGAGAGTCGGGTGAACGCGAGGGACCGCGCCTCTGGATATCCGACAATTAATTATGGAACGCCGTTGTTTTGCTCGGTTTTCGTTCGAAGCGTTGTAATTAAGTGGCAAACGTTCTAGCCGCGCGACACACGGCGACACAGAAACGCACACATGCACGTGCACAAGTGCAAGTCGGGTCGCAGAGGGATGCGGCGGTCCCGCTCAACTTTCTCTTCTCTTGTCTCGGACATGCACGGCCGAGCCGGGGCTCGCGGACTCTATCCGCGGAACTTAATTGACTGACTTCTCCCGGCATCATGCTGGATGCTCGGTTAATTAAAAGATAGAACATCGGATACGCCAAGGAAATCGTTAGGCGTCACGGTGGGCGACAACGTTGTCGCCCGACGGTGTCCGCGGTCGATGTTTCCAACGCCTCGTTCTCGGGTTACTCGCGCTCTACGAAGAGGAAGCTAGATAAGCCGCGAGATTATCATTAATAACGTATTCGACGTGGTAAAGTCGCGCGCGCGGTCGGTTGTGTAAGAAATCCGCCAAATGTTTTTTGCTTATGCGAAATCGTCATACGGAACTCTGAGCGAGATTCGATCGCAGTTTCGCCGACGCGTTCTCGGGAGAAATTCGATGGTACTTTTATTCGATGTTTAATGGAATGCACGCTCATTGTGCATTATAACTCGGAGGGCCGCAGTCGGCCAGGGaagtaaagaaagaaaaaagcgGAGCCACTTTCGAACAGGCGCGCGGCAGCAGCGCGTATGATTCGTATTTGAAAACGTTGCGACATCCCCGGCGTTAAACCGTACGCGGACACGCGTTATTTTTATATCACTTGGCCGCGCGTCGAATCGCAGCTGCGGACCGCGCGTTCGAACGCGGCGATAATCGATGCGCGCCGATTGGCCCGCGCGACATAAcgcgaaaatattataatcccTGAGCAGGGCCGGGGGTCGGGCCGGGCTtgaattatgaaatgaaaaatatccgGCGGGCTGCGTCGACGGCGCTCCCCGTATCGGTAATGAATAAACGGTGCACGCCACCCACCGTCGCGCATCGTGCGCCGATAATTCCCCGGCGAACAGAATCTTTTTATCAGGGCCAGTTTCATAATCGTTCCGCGGATACTTTGGCATTATAAACGGGGACTCTCACCCGGTGATTTTTTCGCCGCTTCCACGAAATTAATGCGATGCAGCCTGACCGGGAACCGCTTTCGTTGCGAAGATCGACACGTGCTATTGGAGAGAGAGTATCACGCGAAAAAATGCATACCCGTGATGATAAACATCTATCCTCGCCTGTAATGCACTCCGTAAACAGCGCAAATCTATATGTTCCTGGGAATGTATATAATTGGTTACATGATCGAAAAAGGGAAAAGTAGAAACTTAACAGTAAACGCTGGAACAAGAGACCGACGATCCGCGTGCTTgggttcgaataaaatttctccAAAAGTGATTAAGTAATTGGCTGTGCCTCCGTTAATTATCGGGTTAATACTCTTAATTAACTAGAAACCGACTACCGACGATAAAGTGTATTTGATTAGACGAACTAAAAACTGCTTGTGTAATGATAATTCAGATACGGTGGGTATTGAGAGAATCGAAAGCTGATTCGGATAAACGTTTCATTATAtctagtattaaaattatgtattccAATACATTATCATTCTGTTTATTAAACTTTTCATCATTTTTGTATTTCAACAAACACTACATTATTCGGCAGGAAAGAAGTAAATATCTACTAACTATTACctcgatattttctttgaatctcatttatttactttctaCCTCTCAATTTTATTCCACTCTCAAATCATTCCTGCAGCAATCGCATTAACAGTTTTTATCAAAGATTTTCAATTGGTGTTGCTATTGACATTATTAAAAGCGTGCCGAACGATCGTTCGCGCGGATAGCAAATTCGAGTGGCATGGTGGCAATAGGACGAAAGATGAAAGGGAAACGACGGAACCTCTTCCTGATCCCCGCAGACGGCGCCCTAGAGGCCGGATTATATTTGCTCGGTAAAAAGGAGGGCGCGAAAAGGACGAGAAAGGAAAGGGCGTAACTAGAAAACGGCTTGATAAACACCTTGAGCGAGAACATCCATCCATATATTCATGAGAGCCGCGGCCCGGTCGACTCGAAAGCCTTTCCCATTATTGCATAAGGTTACGTTTGCGGTCGGTGAAGCAGAAATGCAGACTTTGCGAAAATTCCGCCAGTGCCGTCTGCTTGCATGCTCGTCAACCACGAGGATTTACCTCCTCGCGCTCTTAGGCTGCACTTCCGTAACTGTCGCACTCGAATACAAAGTTCCGCGCGTTCGATTCGCGCGTATCCAGCCAAAAATCACAGTTGCCCTTTTCGAGCCAGTGTCGAGAAACAATTCAGCCGTCCGAGAAACAATTATCCAAAATGGTTATACTCATACTATTGAAAGcaatttaaacagtttaatgaaATCGCGCGCGTAAAAAACCAATCAAACTTCTCGACGCTAAGATATCATTGAGGCATTGGTCTCCCTTTTCCACCCCAACCTGCAATAATACCTATTATAGCATTAgttataagtattaattattagtatattCGTATGAATACTCTTAAATAAGTCAAATGGCAGACTGTAGATTCTTATTATAGTTCATACTTTTAGATGTATTTGTAAAAAAGGGATTTAGTAcccgtaaataaataaaacgaaatgaaattaaaaacagtaaaaaaatgGGTTCACTCGCTTTAACGAATGACTCAGGTTCGAACGTTGCAGACGTAGGCTTTCAACACAGAAAGGTTTTTGCATCGCTAAACATCCTAGCGGCCTCTGTATAGTGATAGAAAATAtgatattcgaataattatgtaAACAAAGTATTATAAATCACCACAGATTACTAGGAAGTATAAACTTTAGAAGCAGCTAGAATgaaaatcgtattaaacgcaGCGCGCTTGTAACACAATCTCGACAGATTACCGAAGTTCCGTGTGCGCATAACACGAGGCGCTGAAATCGAGAATTAAGGATTTCACTGGAACAGACTTGGGCGTagaataatttcttgaataaaaatgatcGCATGCGAATTACTCGATTATCGGAATCGTCGATCGGCCCGCGTCAGTATGATACGGTTGGTTATATAGTTGCGTTGAATTAATGAACGTTGGAGAATTAAGAGAAACTGTGAATAGTTGCGGAGTCGTAACGGCAGGGGAATGTTATAAGACGCGCTGATCACGTATCTCTTAGTATTTCCCGTTTGTTTTAATTGCTCGACGGGGCAGGAGGAGGAAGATGGACAGCGAACGTGATATAATAGTTGCGCGAAATAGATTGCCGTCGGTGTAGAATTACAATCAGACGGAGGAAAATTGACCACGTAGTGGCGTCGATGCGTGTTATTAGCTTCAAATTCAATGAATGAAACTGCTGCGTCCACAAACAAATAGATTCTTGTCACGGTGTTCCGCGCAATTACCTAGCACCCGTGAGCCACGTTTCATACAATTAATACGGGTCATTACGTTCCTCGATACAGATATTTCTTTCACCGTCGTTCGAATTTTGCCACGCGCGGCTGACTATTATTCCAATTGCTCCGATAAATGTTTGTCTAAGATAATTAGCCGAATAAATTTTTCTACGCCCAAGCTTTCgtatggaaaataattattctttattcgttccgaattattttatatttttaataaatacaatgttCTAACGACTGTATCCATTAACACAAATAAACTGTTATTCattctctttattatttatttgtaacacaaataatattttccaatacCACGGTATAACGATATCCTTAAAATCATTTCGTCTGGAACGACAATATCGCGGTTATTCGTACACGAAACATTATCCGTTAACATTGTCAACGTGTAAAAATCACGTAACGGTCCACAGAGATTCGAATCAACCCGCACGGCCGCCAATAAATTCgtcgaaaataattgaatatcgcCAGATGTCGATATAGAAAACTATCGACAAACATCTTCCTATCACATTCCACTCCGTACCCGATCAAACCCGATCGAAGCCAATCGAGGCTGACTCGGCTCGCCGAAACGCGCCGGGCTCCGTGCCGGCTAGGCCGCGAGTcaaatcaatattttcagatTCAAATATGGAGATTCAAATTCAGATATATGGAAATGTATTCCCGCCGATAAGCCTGATAAACCACGGATACGCGGGGATATTCTAATGCCTTCCAACAGGCGAGATCAAGGTACAAAGTCATTCCGAGATTAACTGCTCTCCCGGGAGCGCGGGAGTTGATAACCCAAAAATCGTTGCACCGCTGACCGAACGAGTCTGCGGATGGCTAGGTGTTCAGCCCGCGAATATCGACTGGATAACTGTTTCGCCGGAAATTCTATCGGTTTCTTCCTCAAGAATCCAGgtcgttttattttcgttcgttcCGTCGTTATAAATTGACGATCGTTCGCGGGATCGTTTTAGAACCGTGTGCCGCTGTTTTACGTCTTGATTGGATCATTAAAAGACACCGGGTGAATTCAACGTGACAGCTGATTCGGAAAACGTATTATTTCGACGGAAAAGATGTGACGAGGAAAGGAAAATGAAACATGATGTATGGATACGTTCGTTAGTATAGGGAAAAGTTATTTTATCCCCGATAGGTGATGGAAGTTAGCTGAAAAGACATCGAGGATGTAACTCGGACGCCTTGGAGGCGTCGTAACGGTTCGCTTCCCGCTTTAATTAAGCTCTCAATATTAATGAAGCTCCTGAGGATGTGAGTACAGAGATGTAGAAACGTATTGTGAACACTAATCGGATTAAAAAGAGGTGGCGGAGTTGAATCCGCATTACTTGCACCGGTTCGCTCCGATGGCTCATCCTGTAATTGAAAACTTGGCGACTCGGCGAACGACGACGAGGAGAAGTTCGAAGACGATCGACGCATAATTCTTTCGAGAGAGTCGAGACGCGATCGCGACCGTTcgtctattatatttatttcctttccGTTTCACTAACGATCGAACGAATGTCACGGAATTTCGGAGAAACTTCGGACACCCGGCTGGCAGAAAATTAACGTATTCCTACAAATCACGGCTATAATCGTCAATTTTCTGTTGACATGCTGGCGAATTGTGTCATGTAAATTTTTTTGCTGAAAAAGCAACGTGTATTTTTAAGTCATTTGGATCCACTCTTTGGCTCCTTTTCAACCAATTcaaactttcatttttctacGTAGGCGTACTCTCGTCtgtctaataaatattttgaatctaaataaattacACTAAAATAGTTACTAAAATACACATATTTCTACTTTCTTACTCTTTTAGCTATTGTACGCAATATAGTGGCTTTCGTGCATATCgtctttttgaacggtacgccactatagtAGCACAAAtctttctctgtcatcgatagtggtgcacattatagtctaatctaatgtaattgcacagtgg encodes the following:
- the LOC116433364 gene encoding uncharacterized protein LOC116433364, translated to MSTPQKLLILALVATTTLAKDSKESNTKAAVETKEKSKRGLELSLGGGDFGGFGHGGLSLGGGGLGGHGGLSLGGGGYGGHGGLSLGGGGFGGGFGGGLGGGGGGGGGDGGRITGITIHQEKQIRVPQPYTVEKNIPVPVPVPVKIPVERPVPVHVPKPYPVPVEKPVPVPVEKPVPVPYNVPVKVPVSVPYPVSVPVKVPIAVEKEVPYPVKVPVVVKESYPVLVSSGHGGGGFGGGYGGGYGGGYGGGFGGHELSLHH